In Mixophyes fleayi isolate aMixFle1 chromosome 11, aMixFle1.hap1, whole genome shotgun sequence, one DNA window encodes the following:
- the PARK7 gene encoding Parkinson disease protein 7 yields MASKRALVILAKGAEEMETVIPTDVMRRAGITVTVAGLTSKDPVQCSRDVVICPDASLEEARAKGPYDVVVLPGGNLGAQNLSESPAVKEVLTEQDAKKGLIAAICAGPTALLAHGIGYGRSVTTHPLAKDKMMNGDHYKYSENRVEKDGHFLTSRGPGTSFEFGLSIVEALLGKEVADQVKAPLVLKD; encoded by the exons ATGGCCAGCAAGAGAGCCCTGGTGATCCTGGCCAAAGGTGCAGAGGAGATGGAGACAGTCATCCCCACTGATGTGATGAGAAGAGCGGGG ATAACTGTGACTGTTGCAGGACTAACGAGCAAAGATCCAGTTCAGTGCAGCAGAGATGTTGTGATATGTCCGGACGCCAGCCTAGAGGAAGCCCGTGCAAag gGACCGTACGATGTTGTGGTGCTTCCGGGCGGGAATCTCGGAGCTCAGAATTTGTCAGAG TCTCCTGCAGTAAAGGAAGTGTTAACAGAACAAGATGCCAAAAAAGGTCTAATTGCTGCCATATGTGCAG GCCCCACTGCCCTGCTGGCTCATGGGATAGGGTATGGAAGAAGTGTCACTACACACCCCCTTGCCAAGGATAAAATGATGAATGGAG ACCACTACAAGTACTCGGAGAATAGAGTGGAGAAGGACGGACATTTCCTCACCAGTCGCGGCCCCGGCACCAGCTTCGAGTTTGGTCTCTCTATCGTGGAAGCCTTGCTGGGAAAGGAAGTGGCTGACCAAGTAAAGGCCCCGCTCGTTCTCAAAGATTAA